In the Deferribacter desulfuricans SSM1 genome, AATGGACTCTACTACTTTTATAGCTACAGTGCTCACTCCACATTGCCGCAAAGATACCAAGCTCTATATAATTCGGTTTTCTACCTAATATTTCAATCGCTTTATTAAATTCATCCTCATTTAGCCCCATCTCTTTTGCTACTTCTAACGTCACATTAGGATAATTAAATTTTTCATAAACACCCATCTTAACCCTCTTTTATGTAATCAATTGCGCTCTTAAATAGATAAAGTCCATCTTTACTGCCTAAAATCGATTCTGCAGCTCTTTCAGGGTGAGGCATCATCCCTAAGACATTCCCTCTTTTGTTGATTATACCAGCTATATTTTCTATTGAACCGTTAGGATTAGATTCCTTTGATATTTCGCCATACTCATCACAATATTTAAACACAATTTGTGAATTCTCTTTCAATTCATTTAAACCTTCTTCATCGATATAATAATTCCCTTCCATATGCGCAATAGGTATTTTTATAATTTCACCAATAGAATAAAGGTTTGTAAAAGGTGTAAAATTATTTTCTACTCTTAAATAAACAAATTTACAAATAAATTTTAATGACCTATTCTTTAATAGTGCACCTGGGAGTAGTCCAGCTTCTGTCAATACCTGAAAACCATTACAAATTCCAAGTAGCAAACCGCCTTTTTCTGCATAATTGTAAACAGCATCCATAACTGGCGATTTACTTGCAATAGCACCACACCTTAAATAATCACCAAAAGAAAACCCGCCAGGTAGTACAATTAAATCATAATTACTTACATCAGTTTCTTTATGCCAGATAAAAGATGTATCGAATCCACACACATGTTTTAAAACATGATAACAATCATGATCGCAATTTGAACCAGGAAAAACTACAACACCAGCTTTCATCACTTAATCCTCTATTATTTCATAGCTATACTCTTCTACAATTGGATTTACAAGCAACTTTTCACAAACTTCTACAATCTTCTGATCTAAATTATCTATATTTTCCACATCCAATTCAATTATCTTACCAACTCTCACATCATTTACAAATTCATATCCTAATTTATTTAAAGAACCAAGAACAGTCTGCCCTTGTGGATCAAGAACTGTATCTTTTAATTTTACCTGAACTCTAACTTTTGGCATTTTACCCCCCTGTAATTTTATGTGGTTAATTACCTTAATTTATCTTTTTTTTCAATAAATAAAACTTTTAATAATATTGTAAAGCATATTACCAATAATTTTAAAAGTAAATGACTTTGCACTAAGAAAATAAACAATTTTGAAATTGCTTCAACAACTTTTGTTGCCTCAAAATGACCCAAAATGCCTTCATTGATACAAAGTGAAGCAACCTCCTACTTCAACTTCTAACCTGAGATCACTTCGTCAGCTTACGCTTCCTCGTGATTATTACCTAGCTGTCATTGCGGACGTTAGCAAAGCAATCTGGAGAACAAGAACAGCTAATTTTATAATTAAAAAATTCTTTTAAAAATCGTTTAAGCTGTTAAACTACTGTCTTTTCTTAGAAACTCTTGATCTAATAAAATTCCATCCATTCTGGATATGCTTTTCCACTAACTTTTCCACTAAATCTGCATCTTTTTCTCTAAAAGCTTTTAATATCTCTTTATGCTCTTCTATTACATTACCTATCCTACCAGTTTCAGTAAAAGAATATGCAGTTGCCCTTTTAAACTGAGATAACAAGCTTTCTAAAAATTTTATTAATCTCTGGTTTTCTGACTTACGAATAAAAAAATCATGAAAATCACTATTTGCTTTAATCATACCAGCAACATTCTTATTATTATAAAATCTCTCAAGCTTATTATTATACTCTTCTAATCTGTCGATATCCACATCGGTCATATTATTCACAGCAAGTTTTGCTGCAAGGGATTCAAGTCTTATTTTTAAAATAAATATCTCATCAACATCCTTATCAGTAATTTCTGTAACAACAGCACCTCTCCTTGGGACAATTTCAACAAAACCATCCATTTCTAATAATCTTAGAGCTTCTCTAATGGGAGTTCTACTTATCCCTAAGATATCAGAAAGTTTTGGCTCTGTTAATCTTTCCCCAGGCTTTAAAACACCTTTCAATATATAATCTCTAATTGTTTCTGCTATTTTTTCACTTAAAGGCGCATTATCAATACTAAAATCTCTAATTGCCATCGCTCAACATCCTTTCTTTAATATATTGCCAGCTATTCTCAATATGCCACCTAACTTTCATTTCTGCCTTATTTGGGTCTCTTGACTGAAAAGCTTTAATTATTTCTAAATGTTCATTGTAAGCTTTCAATGCTCTCTCACTTTTAGAAATCAACATCCCTTTTATTCTCTGAAAGTTCTTTGATAAACCTTCCAATATTTCAATAAGCTTATCATTTTTTGACAATTGTATAAAAACATTATGAAAATCAACATTATATTTTAAATATTCTTCTACAACATCTTCATCCCTTTTTGCTAAAAGGAGGAATCTTTCATTTAGTCTTTCCATCTCTTTAATATCATTATCAGATATATATTTTATAGCCTGTCTAGCAGCCAACCCTTCTAAATTTGCTTTAATCATATACAGATTATCCACATCATCTAAGGTCATTCTTTTTACTACTGCACCTTTACGCGGAATTATTTCTATAAAACCTTCATTTTCTAACTGCCTCAGAGCCTCCCTTACAGGGGTTCTACTAATACCAAGATTTTCAGCCAATTTAGGTTCGATTAGCCTCTCACCATCTTTATATACCCCTTTTATAATGTCAGCTCTTATTCTATCGGCAATCTTTTCTCTTAATGGTTTAGTCTCCAAAATATCTTCCATAAGCACACCAAAAATTGTATACAGTATGCAATATTAATACAGAATTTTATTATAGTCAAACACAATTTTTTATGTTATTTATAAATATGTTTAAAAAAGTTAAAAGAAATATTTCCCTCGCTTTAGGAAGTGGTTCAGCAAAAGGTTTAGCCCACATCGGTGTAATAGAATACTTATTAGAAAAAGGTTATAATATTACAGCTATTGCAGGCTCAAGTATAGGTTCTGTCATAGCATCTTATTTTGTATTTAATAAATTAGATTTTTACAAAAATTTCGTTCTCTCACTTGATAAAAAAAAGGTATTTTCACTTTTTGATATAAATTTTTTACCAACAAAAGGTTTAATCGATGGTGATAAAATATGTGAATTTTTCATGGAAAGTTTAGGCAAGGTAAAAATTGAAGAATCACCTATACCCTTATACATTGTTGCAACAGATTTAGAAACAGGAAAACCAGTTATTTTTACCAAAGGGCAGTTAACCAAAGCTGTTAGAGCAAGTATTTCTATACCTGGAATATTTTCAACAGTTAATATCAATGGACAAATTTTAGTTGATGGAGGTGTTTCAAATCCATTACCAATATCTGTTCTTTCAGAAAATAAGCATAAAAATATTATTGCTGTTAATTTAAACTCTAAAATCAAACCAAACGGATTCAATAAATCTCCCAATATTATTTCGACTTTTTATCGTGCTTTTAGTATAATGAATTATTATCAATCTGAATGCATCATCAATAATGCTACATACCATAAAGTTATTGAACCAAATTTAGATAATGTAGGAATGTTTGACTATCATCTTGCAAAAGATATTATGCAGGAGGGTTACAATGCAGCAAAAAGAACCCTTGAAGAATAAAAATATATTAATTACAGGTGCTACAGACGGTATTGGTAAAAATTTAGCGTTAAGACTAGCTAAAAAAGGGCACAACCTAATAATTCACGGTAGAAATGAAGAGAAGCTAAGCAGACTAAAAAATGATTTAGAGAAATATGACATAAAAGTATCGATTGTACTTGCAGATTTTTCTAACCTAAAAGATACTTATAATGCTTTTACAAAACTAACTAATTTAAGCATTTCTATATTAGTCAACAATGCTGCAACTTTTTCAAAACAATTAACTTTTACCAAAGATGGCTATGAATTAACATATCAGGTAAATTACCTGTCCCATTTTTTAATCACTCATATTTTACTTGAAAATTTAACATCCTCTGAAGAAGCAAAGATAATAAATGTTTCATCTATGGCTCATTCAAATTATATAAATTTAGATGAAATCAGAAATCATATCTTTCCAACCGGTTTTGAAGCGTATGCAGTTTCTAAACTCTGCAATATAATTTTTACTTTTAAATTACATAGATATTTCACAGAAAAAAAGATTAATAATATTACTGTAAATAGCTTACACCCTGGTGTTTTAAATACTAAATTATTAGTGAATAACTGGGGAGCAATAGGCTCTGATCCAGAAAATGGTGCTAAGATGATTGAGTTTGTAATGAATCAACCTATAGAAATATCTGGCAAGTATTTTTCAGATTACAAAGAAGAAAAACCTTCACAAATTGCATTTGACACAAAAATTCAAGATGAATTATATGAGATATCTATTAATCAGTTAATGAAAGCGGGTATACAAATAAACAAGCTACAATAAAAATATTTAATTAAAGTTTCTTAGCAAATATCCTTTAAATTTCCACACTAAATAACTCCAAAAATGTTATACTTTTGATATATTGCATAATAGCCTAACTCTTTGAAAATATTTTAAATTTGAGATTGCATCAATTCTAAAGCTCCTCGAATAACTTGGAATTTGTCATTGCAAACATAGTGAAGCAATTTGGATAAATTGAGCAACTTTTACTATTCAAAGTCCTTAATTTATTTTGTAAAAATTAGAAAAAATATTGATATATTAAAAGGAAGGCTGGGTTATCCCAGCCTTTAAATATTTAATTATTTTGTGCCGCTGCCGCAGCACAAGTTGAGCAACTATCTGATTTTGTATCACAAGATGTTGAGGTTTTTGTGGTATTGCTTCCACCACCATTATTATTCTTATAATCTGTCACATACCAACCAGTTCCTTTAAGATGAAAAGTTGATAAAGATATGATCCTCTTAGCTGTACCACCACATTTGCTACACTTTCTTTCATAAACATCAGAGTGAATACTTTCCATCAACTCAAAAATTTCACCACACTTTTCACACTTATATTCATATATTGGCATCACTCACCTCCGAGTGCTAATATTTTGTTTTATATAATAATTATTATATTCTTTTTTTCAAGGCAAAAAATAAAGGGGGATATTCCCCCTTAATAGATTCTAATTTTTTGGAACTAATACTATCCCTTTTGCAATCCCTTTAGATAAACTACAAAGATTTCTATCACATTTAGCGTTTTCACCCACTAAGACAGACCTATCTACATCAAAATAATATTTTCTATATGTTTCATCACTCTTTTTCTCAATAGCAGCTTTTGTAGAAAGATGATTGTTGTGGTATTTAGCATTAACAAATACTTCTTTTGTCCCTTTTGGTTCTTCAATATATTTATAATCAGTATTATTAACTTTATAAGTTTTATTCTTATAAACAAGTCCATTAACTTCATCATAGTTAATGTCAGGATATCCAAATTTACCTTTAATACAATTATCCCAGACAGCTTTACTATATGATTCAAGATTTATCCCTTTTGAAAATCCCAATAAATATGCAATTTCAACATCTGATTTAGCATCTACTTCTGGCTCTATCACTTTTACATACTTGATGACTCTACCGTCAACAGTAATGTAAGTCCCCTCAGACTCCAAATGAGCTAAAACTGGTAAAATAGCAAATGCATTTTTATTAAAATCGTTTAAGAATAAATCAGCTGAAATGAAGTAATCTACTTTATTTATCGCATTTCTTAACTTCTTATAATAACCTTTAGTGTCAAATGGATAAAAATCAGCAACAAACAGAAACTTAATCTTACCATCTTCAATCTCATTAGTTAACTTATCAACATCATATCTATTAAAAAGGTTTAAATTAAACATAGCGTTTATATTTGGTTTATCGAATGTATAGAAAAAGCCATTCAAATTATCATGACCTATATAATCAACAAATGCAAAAACTGATTTATAATTAGCTTCAGCTTCTAAAAATTCATTGCCAACTATAAATGTTACATTTTTTGCTTTAGAAATATATTCTCTAATATCCTTATATATTTGATCATCATCATTCTTTATCTTTTCAAATTCATTTGCAAAGTTTCCATAATCAGCAACAATAGAAACATCTGTGTAATAATCATATTCATATCTCTTTAATCCAATTGTAACCAATTTTGAATCGTTATGAACTACACCATTTGTTAAAAACCACTTATATCCTAAAGACTCCCTTTGTAAATCAGCTCCAATAACAAAAATCAAATCTGATCTTTTAATATCCTCTAACTTCCCTACAACATCATATGTTTCAAACTTTTCGTAATAATCATTAAAAAACTTTTGGTTATAAAAAGCTACATCCGTAACAATCTTTTCACATCCAATAGATTCAGCTAACTTTTTATAATTATACAGTGCTTCATTTGATAACCTACTCCCTAAAACAAATGCAACACTATCCTTACCATATCTATCCAAAACTTCATCAAGCTTTGATTTTACCACATCAATAGCAGCATTCCACTCTATAGACTTAAATTCGCCATTCTCTTTAACAAGAGGAGTTTTTACCCTATCGCTATGCTCAGTATATTTATAAGCATATCTTGCAAGAGAACAAATATAACTATTTTCCCCTTTTTCACTTTTGTATATTACATTTTCATGCTTGCCATATTTTACCGAGCACCCTACAGGGCAATAATTACAAGAAGTTTCAACATACTCTAAATCCCAATTTCTAACACTATGTTTATAAGGTTTATCAAGCAATGCCCCAACAGGGCAAAAATCAACACAAAGACCGCAAAAATCGCAGTCTAATCCAGATTCATTGACTGTAGTAATGAGATTGTTAAATCCCCGCTCCTCAATTTTCAAAGCACTACACCCTGCAATTTCATGACATACTTTAACACACCTTTCGCATAAAACACACAAATTAGCATCGTGAATAATCATATCCCAGTCAAACTTGGGCTTATTAGGTTTTGTAGATTTTACAGACTCCTCGTTTATACCAAATTCATAAGTTGTATCCTGCAACATACATTCTCCAGCTTTATCACAAACTGGACAATCGAGAGGATGTTTAATAAGTATAAACTCAAGATTTCTTTTACGCTGTTTCCAAACAGTTTCTGTATCTGTATAAACTTTCATCCCATCTATGGCATAAGTTACACAGGATGCAACAGGTTTTTCCAACCCCTCAACTTCAACAAGACACAATCTACAAGCACCAGTAGGAGTGATGTCTTTCAAATAACACATAACTGGTATATAGATATCATTTCTTCTTGCGACATCTAAAACTGTTTCACCCTCTTTAAAATCGTAAGGCTTATCATTTATAAAAATTTTACCCATACCAGTACTCCTACTCATTTTATTTCTCCAAACCTATCATTGCCATTCTTACACATCTCAAACATCTTGTAGCTTCTAAATAAGCTTGACTTTCAGTATACGGTTTTTCAATCTCTTCAAAATTTCTAACTCTCACTTCTGGAGGCAATTTTTCTTGATGTACCCTTGGAATCGTATGAGTTTCCTGAATCCTTTCGTTTTTATCAAATACCTTATTTCTATAAAGTGTCAATTCCAACTTCTCTTGATCAGTCAAATAAGGCTCACCTTCCATCAAATATCTATTGATCATCTTAGCAGCCCATCTTGCAGCACCAATAGCTTTAACTACAGTTGCTGGTCCCCATTCACAGTCACCAGCTGCAAAAATACCCGGTACGTCAGTCATATACAAATCTTCTTTAACAGCTATCGTATTCCACCTTGTAACTTTTATACCATCCTCTTCACTTAAAAAGTCTAGATCAGGGAACTGTCCAATAGCTGGTATAATCGTATCACATTCTATTACAAAATTAGACCCTGGAATTGGCTCAGGTCTTCTTCTACCAGATTCATCAGGCTCACCAAGTTGCATTCTAACACATTCAACACCAACGAGCTTTCCATTTTCAGCTATAAGTTTAACAGGATTACATAAAAAGTGAAACTTTACACCTTCCTCTTCCGCATCAGCCACTTCATAATCCTCAGCTGGCATTTCTGCTCTTGACCTTCTATATACAAGATTAACATCTTCACTACCCAATCTCAACGCAGTCCTTACACAGTCAATAGCTGTATTACCACCACCAACCACAACAACTCTATTACCTATTTTTACCTCTTCACCTAAAGCAACTCTTCTCAAAAACCCAATACCGCTATCCATTACTCCTTCATAACCTTCTTTCTCACCCTCAACACCCATATCACGACTTTTAAAAGCACCAATTGCAAGCAAAACTGCATCATATTTCTGCTTTAAATCTTTAAGAAAAATATCTCTACCAAGCTTTGTGTTATATTGTATTTCTACTCCTAAAGATTGAACAATCTCTACTTCTCTTCTAAGCAAATGTCTTGGTTGTCTATAATCAGGGATACCAACTGCTACCATCCCTCCAGGTTCTGGCAACATTTCATAGATTTTTACCTGATGCCCCACAATTGCAAGATAATATGCAGCAGTTAAGCCAGCAGGGCCTGCACCCACAATAGCAACCTTTTTACCGGTATCTTCTTCTCTAATCCTTTCAATATCAGGCTCTTTATGATGATAATATTCATAATCCCATGGTGTTCTTTTCAATACCATAATATTCACAGGATCATCGATAAGCCCTCTCCTACAATTTGACTCACATGGGTGAGGACAAACTCTACCGCAAACACCAGGAAGAGGCATCGTTGTTCTAATAATTTTTAAAGCTTCAAGATATCTATGATCTTTTATCGCTTCAATAAACTCTGGAATTTTTACATTTGCAGGACATCCAGCTGTACAAGGTGCTGTAAGATGTTTAACATAATTCAAATCTTTATTTTCTGCAGAATCCAAAGTTTCGAACTTATCTTCCATAAAATTTTTCAAAAACTGTCTTACTGGCACAGTTGAAGTAGGCGCAACAGTACATTTAGCTGAAACATAAATAGAATAAGCTATATCATAAGCTAATTCTATATCCTCTTTTTTGAATCCATCATTTTTAATCTTTTGAAGTTGTTCAGCCAAAATCCTTGTACCCATCCTACCTGGGAAACATCTACCACAGCAACCATAACTACTTATCTCAAACATATACTCAGTCAAAACATCAAGGATATTGACATCTTTATCAAAAACCAAAAACCCGTTCCAATTTACAAAAACTTTTAATTTTTTACCGTTAAAATTCTCATCAATTTTGATAGGAGCTTCACTCCACTCCTCATATGGTTTTTCTCTATTATCAATAAGTTGATCATTCCAAAAACCGTAGTAAACTTTTGCCATAAGCCTCTCCGTAACATATGTTATGGTATACTGTATACAATTTTGATTTATAACACAAAAATATGATATTGTCTATATTAAAAAACAACTATTTATAAAACCTTTTTATAAAAAACAACAAACTTTGTTATAATATGCTATAATATATAAAAGATGAAATAATATGGCACAATAAGAATAGGAGGTTACAATGAAACAGGTTAACTTATTTTTAACATTATTACTATTTTTACTTTATCCATTAGTTTCAACTTCAGGTGTTATTTTAACAGCACACCAAAATAACACAACAACAAAAGATTATATTGAAGGAAAATGGTTAAAGAGTGTTACTGGTAACTTTGAGTTCATTTTTAATGGCTCTAAGAAAACAGCGTATTTAGTAAATCATAAAGAAAAATCTGTCACAATCACTACACAAGAAGATTTGGCCAAAATGAAAAAATTTAGTGCAATGATGGGAAACAGTTTTGGCTATACCAACCAAAAACCACCTAAAATAACAACTAAAGTAGTAAAAATCGGAAGAAAAAGAATAGCAGGTTGTAATACCACTGGCTATAAAATATATTCCGATAACAGCGATGTTGAAGAAGTTTACTTCTGCAATGATTCAAAATTAATAAAAAGTTTTAACACAGCTTTAGCAAATGACTTAAAGGAGTTTTCTTCTTTTAACGAATCTCAGGACATATATAATTATAATTTGAAAAAATATGGTATACCTTTTCTTATTAAAGATGTAAAACGAAACCAAATTATTTATGAGGTAAAAAACGTTGAATATAAAAAATTAAAAAGTTCAACTTTCAGTTACCCCAAAAATTACAAAATAATTAGAACAGCTGATATGTTTAAACAAATTCCACAAATACCACAAGGTTTGCCAGGGAATATCCCAAACATACCAGGTCAATATTGATTAAACAGCTTGAAATTTTACAATTTTAAACTATTATAAATTTTACCGTGGGGGTGCTCCATATGGGGCTGAGATAATACCCCTTGAACCTGATCCGGATAATGCCGGCGCAGGGAAACGGTTTAGGAAAAACATAATCCTTTCCGTTTTCTGCGGCGGAAAGGATTTTTTTTTAGAAAGGAGAAGTTATGACTCAAATTGAAGCAGCTAAAAAAGGTATAATAACCGATGTAATGAAAAAAATCGCTTTGGATGAAAAAATTGATGCTGAAGAGCTAAGAAACCTTGTTGCTGAAGGGAAAGTTGTTATTCCCAAAAATAAAAACCACAATTTCCCAAATGTTATGGGTATAGGTAAAAAACTTCGCACTAAAATCAACGCAAATATAGGCACAAGTATCGACTGCCCTTCTATTGAAAGAGAAATAAAAAAACTACATGTTGCTATAAAAGCTGGGGCAGACAGTATAATGGACTTATCCACTGGTGGGGATTTGCAGGCTATTAGAAAAGCAATTTTAGAAGAATCCACTGTTATGGTGGGAGCTGTCCCAATATATGCCGTTGCAGCAAAATTAGCAGAAAAGGACATCCCTACTCATAAAATGGATCCAGAGGAATTATTACGTTCAATTGAAGAACAGTGTAAAGAGGGTATA is a window encoding:
- a CDS encoding dihydropyrimidine dehydrogenase subunit A; the encoded protein is MAKVYYGFWNDQLIDNREKPYEEWSEAPIKIDENFNGKKLKVFVNWNGFLVFDKDVNILDVLTEYMFEISSYGCCGRCFPGRMGTRILAEQLQKIKNDGFKKEDIELAYDIAYSIYVSAKCTVAPTSTVPVRQFLKNFMEDKFETLDSAENKDLNYVKHLTAPCTAGCPANVKIPEFIEAIKDHRYLEALKIIRTTMPLPGVCGRVCPHPCESNCRRGLIDDPVNIMVLKRTPWDYEYYHHKEPDIERIREEDTGKKVAIVGAGPAGLTAAYYLAIVGHQVKIYEMLPEPGGMVAVGIPDYRQPRHLLRREVEIVQSLGVEIQYNTKLGRDIFLKDLKQKYDAVLLAIGAFKSRDMGVEGEKEGYEGVMDSGIGFLRRVALGEEVKIGNRVVVVGGGNTAIDCVRTALRLGSEDVNLVYRRSRAEMPAEDYEVADAEEEGVKFHFLCNPVKLIAENGKLVGVECVRMQLGEPDESGRRRPEPIPGSNFVIECDTIIPAIGQFPDLDFLSEEDGIKVTRWNTIAVKEDLYMTDVPGIFAAGDCEWGPATVVKAIGAARWAAKMINRYLMEGEPYLTDQEKLELTLYRNKVFDKNERIQETHTIPRVHQEKLPPEVRVRNFEEIEKPYTESQAYLEATRCLRCVRMAMIGLEK
- the purQ gene encoding phosphoribosylformylglycinamidine synthase subunit PurQ, whose protein sequence is MKAGVVVFPGSNCDHDCYHVLKHVCGFDTSFIWHKETDVSNYDLIVLPGGFSFGDYLRCGAIASKSPVMDAVYNYAEKGGLLLGICNGFQVLTEAGLLPGALLKNRSLKFICKFVYLRVENNFTPFTNLYSIGEIIKIPIAHMEGNYYIDEEGLNELKENSQIVFKYCDEYGEISKESNPNGSIENIAGIINKRGNVLGMMPHPERAAESILGSKDGLYLFKSAIDYIKEG
- a CDS encoding SDR family NAD(P)-dependent oxidoreductase; translation: MQQKEPLKNKNILITGATDGIGKNLALRLAKKGHNLIIHGRNEEKLSRLKNDLEKYDIKVSIVLADFSNLKDTYNAFTKLTNLSISILVNNAATFSKQLTFTKDGYELTYQVNYLSHFLITHILLENLTSSEEAKIINVSSMAHSNYINLDEIRNHIFPTGFEAYAVSKLCNIIFTFKLHRYFTEKKINNITVNSLHPGVLNTKLLVNNWGAIGSDPENGAKMIEFVMNQPIEISGKYFSDYKEEKPSQIAFDTKIQDELYEISINQLMKAGIQINKLQ
- a CDS encoding GntR family transcriptional regulator translates to MEDILETKPLREKIADRIRADIIKGVYKDGERLIEPKLAENLGISRTPVREALRQLENEGFIEIIPRKGAVVKRMTLDDVDNLYMIKANLEGLAARQAIKYISDNDIKEMERLNERFLLLAKRDEDVVEEYLKYNVDFHNVFIQLSKNDKLIEILEGLSKNFQRIKGMLISKSERALKAYNEHLEIIKAFQSRDPNKAEMKVRWHIENSWQYIKERMLSDGN
- a CDS encoding DUF4412 domain-containing protein, with amino-acid sequence MKQVNLFLTLLLFLLYPLVSTSGVILTAHQNNTTTKDYIEGKWLKSVTGNFEFIFNGSKKTAYLVNHKEKSVTITTQEDLAKMKKFSAMMGNSFGYTNQKPPKITTKVVKIGRKRIAGCNTTGYKIYSDNSDVEEVYFCNDSKLIKSFNTALANDLKEFSSFNESQDIYNYNLKKYGIPFLIKDVKRNQIIYEVKNVEYKKLKSSTFSYPKNYKIIRTADMFKQIPQIPQGLPGNIPNIPGQY
- a CDS encoding FmdB family zinc ribbon protein; this translates as MPIYEYKCEKCGEIFELMESIHSDVYERKCSKCGGTAKRIISLSTFHLKGTGWYVTDYKNNNGGGSNTTKTSTSCDTKSDSCSTCAAAAAQNN
- a CDS encoding GntR family transcriptional regulator, with the protein product MAIRDFSIDNAPLSEKIAETIRDYILKGVLKPGERLTEPKLSDILGISRTPIREALRLLEMDGFVEIVPRRGAVVTEITDKDVDEIFILKIRLESLAAKLAVNNMTDVDIDRLEEYNNKLERFYNNKNVAGMIKANSDFHDFFIRKSENQRLIKFLESLLSQFKRATAYSFTETGRIGNVIEEHKEILKAFREKDADLVEKLVEKHIQNGWNFIRSRVSKKRQ
- the purS gene encoding phosphoribosylformylglycinamidine synthase subunit PurS yields the protein MPKVRVQVKLKDTVLDPQGQTVLGSLNKLGYEFVNDVRVGKIIELDVENIDNLDQKIVEVCEKLLVNPIVEEYSYEIIED
- a CDS encoding molybdopterin-dependent oxidoreductase, with protein sequence MSRSTGMGKIFINDKPYDFKEGETVLDVARRNDIYIPVMCYLKDITPTGACRLCLVEVEGLEKPVASCVTYAIDGMKVYTDTETVWKQRKRNLEFILIKHPLDCPVCDKAGECMLQDTTYEFGINEESVKSTKPNKPKFDWDMIIHDANLCVLCERCVKVCHEIAGCSALKIEERGFNNLITTVNESGLDCDFCGLCVDFCPVGALLDKPYKHSVRNWDLEYVETSCNYCPVGCSVKYGKHENVIYKSEKGENSYICSLARYAYKYTEHSDRVKTPLVKENGEFKSIEWNAAIDVVKSKLDEVLDRYGKDSVAFVLGSRLSNEALYNYKKLAESIGCEKIVTDVAFYNQKFFNDYYEKFETYDVVGKLEDIKRSDLIFVIGADLQRESLGYKWFLTNGVVHNDSKLVTIGLKRYEYDYYTDVSIVADYGNFANEFEKIKNDDDQIYKDIREYISKAKNVTFIVGNEFLEAEANYKSVFAFVDYIGHDNLNGFFYTFDKPNINAMFNLNLFNRYDVDKLTNEIEDGKIKFLFVADFYPFDTKGYYKKLRNAINKVDYFISADLFLNDFNKNAFAILPVLAHLESEGTYITVDGRVIKYVKVIEPEVDAKSDVEIAYLLGFSKGINLESYSKAVWDNCIKGKFGYPDINYDEVNGLVYKNKTYKVNNTDYKYIEEPKGTKEVFVNAKYHNNHLSTKAAIEKKSDETYRKYYFDVDRSVLVGENAKCDRNLCSLSKGIAKGIVLVPKN
- a CDS encoding patatin-like phospholipase family protein, producing the protein MFKKVKRNISLALGSGSAKGLAHIGVIEYLLEKGYNITAIAGSSIGSVIASYFVFNKLDFYKNFVLSLDKKKVFSLFDINFLPTKGLIDGDKICEFFMESLGKVKIEESPIPLYIVATDLETGKPVIFTKGQLTKAVRASISIPGIFSTVNINGQILVDGGVSNPLPISVLSENKHKNIIAVNLNSKIKPNGFNKSPNIISTFYRAFSIMNYYQSECIINNATYHKVIEPNLDNVGMFDYHLAKDIMQEGYNAAKRTLEE